A single genomic interval of Labrus bergylta chromosome 18, fLabBer1.1, whole genome shotgun sequence harbors:
- the slc39a9 gene encoding zinc transporter ZIP9: protein MDDFSSISLLSGAMWGDGTVAGSIPLCVSLFLQEKLKLITVLERGCCVGTALAVIIPEGVHALYEEILEGEHNKHGQVGVLVASEAKVDGVETALSAGVEHEHSHEQLHACIGVSLVLGFVFMLLVDQIGSSHVHSSTEDPESARVASSKITTTLGLVVHAAADGVALGAAASTSQTSVQLIVFVAIMLHKAPAAFGLVSFLMHAGLERNRIRKHLLVFALAAPVLAMLTFVGLSQSSKEALSDINATGVAMLFSAGTFLYVATVHVLPEVGGGGGHSHAPNGGNGGKGLSKLEVGALVLGCLIPLVLSVGHHH, encoded by the exons tgtgtgtctctctttttctgcaggAGAAGCTGAAGCTCATCACCGTGCTGGAGCGGGGCTGCTGTGTGGGAACTGCGCTGGCTGTCATCATTCCTGAAGGGGTCCATGCACTTTATGAGGAAATACTTGAAG gtgaACACAACAAACACGGACAGGTCGGAGTCTTGGTGGCGTCTGAGGCCAAAGTGGATGGCGTTGAGACGGCCCTGAGTGCGGGCGTGGAACACGAGCACAGCCACGAGCAGCTCCACGCCTGCATCGGGGTCTCTCTGGTCCTGGGCTTCGTCTTCATGCTGCTGGTGGATCAGATCGGCAGCTCTCACGTGCACAGTAGTACTGAAG ATCCAGAGTCCGCAAGAGTCGCCTCCTCCAAAATCACCACCACCCTGGGTCTCGTGGTCCACGCTGCAG CTGACGGTGTGGCGTTAGGAGCCGCCGCCTCCACCTCTCAGACCAGCGTTCAGCTCATCGTCTTTGTGGCCATCATGCTGCATAAG GCTCCTGCAGCGTTCGGCCTCGTGTCGTTCCTGATGCATGCTGGTCTGGAGAGAAATCGCATCCGCAAACATCTCCTGGTCTTCGCCTTGGCAGCGCCCGTCCTCGCCATGCTCACCTTCGTAGGCCTCAGTCAG AGCAGTAAGGAGGCCCTGTCCGACATCAACGCCACCGGTGTGGCCATGCTCTTCTCCGCCGGCACCTTCCTCTACGTGGCCACCGTCCACGTCCTCCCTGAGGTGGGCGGCGGGGGCGGCCACAGCCACGCCCCTAATGGAGGGAACGGGGGCAAAGGACTGAGCAAGCTGGAGGTGGGAGCGCTGGTGCTGGGCTGCCTCATTCCTCTGGTGCTGTCCGTCGGTCACCACCACTAA